One Bacteroidota bacterium genomic window carries:
- a CDS encoding LytTR family DNA-binding domain-containing protein: MADAPTPLRTLLVDDEPLARQRLTRQLTPFVEAGRLALVGEAADGVDALDLVTRAQQSSAPIDVLFLDIQMPGLDGFAVVERLAPPRPQVVFVTAHDDRAVEAFRASAVDYLLKPVEAERLAETIARVESRATDRASVDARAAYVDRVADLLETLEERAQPDPAQTATDEADYLRQLSLPGRDRFTIVPVHRLVAAEVQDGLTSLYILDEGEAPSVSRHVVTHPLDALEARLDPARFMRVHRSALVNLDHIREMVSWFSGRYKLLLSGGHEVLASRSRSRTLRDRLSL, translated from the coding sequence ATGGCTGACGCCCCCACCCCGCTTCGCACCCTCCTCGTTGACGACGAGCCGCTCGCCCGGCAACGCTTGACCCGCCAACTCACGCCCTTCGTTGAGGCTGGGCGCCTAGCGCTCGTGGGCGAGGCCGCCGACGGCGTGGATGCCCTTGACTTGGTCACCCGTGCACAACAGTCGAGCGCGCCCATCGACGTGCTCTTCCTCGACATCCAGATGCCCGGCCTGGACGGGTTTGCTGTGGTGGAGCGGCTCGCCCCGCCACGCCCCCAGGTCGTGTTCGTGACGGCGCACGACGACCGCGCCGTTGAGGCGTTTCGAGCAAGCGCGGTGGACTACCTCCTCAAGCCCGTCGAGGCGGAGCGGCTGGCAGAAACCATCGCCCGCGTGGAGAGCCGTGCCACCGACCGCGCCTCTGTGGATGCCCGGGCCGCCTACGTGGACCGCGTTGCGGACCTCCTCGAAACGCTGGAGGAGCGAGCGCAACCCGACCCTGCCCAGACTGCGACTGACGAGGCGGACTACCTACGCCAGCTATCGCTCCCGGGGCGCGACCGCTTCACGATCGTGCCGGTGCACCGCCTCGTCGCGGCTGAGGTGCAAGACGGGCTTACGAGCCTCTACATCCTCGACGAGGGCGAGGCACCTTCGGTGTCACGGCACGTCGTCACGCACCCACTCGACGCCCTCGAAGCGCGCCTCGACCCAGCGCGGTTCATGCGCGTGCACCGCTCGGCGCTCGTCAACCTGGATCACATCCGGGAGATGGTGTCGTGGTTCAGCGGGCGTTACAAGCTGCTGCTCTCGGGCGGCCACGAAGTGCTGGCCAGCCGCAGCCGGTCACGCACCCTCCGCGACCGCCTCAGTCTGTGA